In the genome of Pseudomonas fluorescens, the window ATTGCGCTTGGCCAGTGAGTCGACCAAACCGAACGCCAGCAAGTGCGGCAGATGGCTGGTCGCGGCCAGCACTTCGTCGTGACGCTCGACCTGCATGTGCTCGACATCGGCACCCAGTTCGCGCCACAAACGGTCGACTACCGCCAAGGCTGCCGGATCGGTCTGACCCAGCGGCGTCAGGATCACTTTGTGGCGGCGGAACAGTTCGGCGTTGGAAGCCTCCACCCCACTCTGCTCGGAACCGGCAATCGGGTGCCCCGGCACGAAGCATGATGGCATCTTGCCAAATGCTTCGGTGGCCGCACGCACCACATTACCCTTGGCACTGCCGACATCGGTCAGGATCGCCTGCCCCAGATCCATGCCCGCCAGACGCGCGAGCACTTTTTCCATGGCCAGGATCGGCACCGCCAATTGGATGACGTCGGCGCCCTGACAAGCAACGCCCAGGTCTTCCTCGCAGCGATCCACCACACCCAACTCGACCGCGAGCTTGCGTGATTGTGGATCGAGATCGACCCCGACCACTTCGCGGCACAGACCGCTTTCACGCAAACCCTTGGCAAACGAACCGCCAATCAACCCGAGACCGACCACCACCAGGCGACCGATCATAGGTTCAGCAGATTGCAGCGCAGTGACATCAACCACGAGCCAGAACCCTGGTCAGCGCTTCGAGGAAGCGGCTGTTCTCTGCTGGCAGGCCAATGGTGATGCGCAGGTGGTTCGGCATGCCGTAGTTGGCCACCGGACGCACGATCACACCTTCACGCAGCAGGCCCTGGAACACCGGGGCCGCGACCTGACCGAGATCGACACAAATGAAATTGCCCCTGGACGGAATCCAGCTCAGCCCCAGCTCACGGAAACCGGCTTCCAGTTGCTGCATGCCGGACTCGTTCAACTGACGGCTTTGCGCCAGATACTCTTCGTCCTTCAACGCCGCACAGGCCGCGGCCAAGGCCAGGCTGTTGACGTTGAACGGCTGGCGTACACGGTTCAGCACGTCTGCGACCACCGCCGTGGACAAGCCATAACCCACGCGCAGCGCTGCCAGGCCATAGGCCTTGGAGAAGGTACGGGAAACCAGCAGGTTCGGATAAGCCGCCAGGAAGTCCAGGCCGTCCGGCAGATCGCTGCCTTCGGCGTATTCGATGTAAGCCTCGTCCAGCACGACCAGCACATGCTCCGGCACATCCTGCAGGAATTCGTCCAGCGCCTCGGCGTCGAACCAGGTCCCGGTCGGGTTGTTCGGGTTGGCGATGAACACCACACGGGTATTGGCATCGATCGCCGCCAGCATGGCAGGCAGGTCATGCCCCCAATCCTTGGCTGGAACCACCTTGGCCTGTGCGCCGACCGCCTGAGTGGCAATCGGGTAGACCGCGAACGCATGCTCGCTGAACACGGCATTCAGGCCCGGCGCCAGATAGGCACGCGCAACCAGCTCCAGGATGTCGTTGGAACCGTTGCCCAGCGTGACCTGGTCGAGTTCGACGCGGCACTGCTCGGCCAACAGGCTCTTGAGCGCAAAACCGTTGCCGTCCGGATAACGGGTCAGCTCGGGCAGCGCATCGCGAATCGCCGCCAGCGCCTTGGGGCCAGCGCCCAGCGGGTTTTCGTTGCTCGCCAGTTTGACGATGCTGGCTGGATCGAGGTCCAGCTCACGCGCCAGTTCGTCCACGGGCTTGCCCGGAACGTAAGGCGAAAGTTGTTGCACGCCCGGCTGTGCCAGAGCGAGGAAATTGCCACTCATTTGCTACCGCCCCTTAGAGAACTGCTTTCGGGTAGGAACCCAGCACCTTGAGTGCCACTGCTTCCTGACTGATCTTTTCCAGCACACCTTTGACCAGCGGGTCACGATGATGGCCGACGAAGTCGATGAAGAACACGTAGGTCCATTTACCGCTGCGCGACGGACGAGTCTCGATTCGCGTCAGGTCGATGCCATTGTCGTGGAACGGCACCAACAACTCGTGAAGCGCACCCGGCTTGTTGCTCATCGAAACGATGATCGAGGTCTTGTCGTCGCCAGTCGGCGGCACTTCCTGGTTGCCGATCATGAGGAAGCGCGTGGAGTTATCCGGACGGTCCTCGATTTTCTCGGCCAGACGGGTCAAGCCATACAGGCCGGCCGCCATATCGCCGGCAATCGCCGCCGAGTTCCACTCACCCTTGACCCGTTTGGCCGCTTCGGCGTTGCTGGACACCGCCACGCGCTCGACATTCGGGTAATGGGCGTCCAGCCACTTACGGCACTGGGCCAGTGACTGGGCGTGGGAGTAGATGCGGCTGATGCTGTCCGTCTTGGTGTTTTCACCGACCAACAGGTGATGGTGGATACGCAGCTCGACTTCACCGCAGATCACCATGTCATGTTCGAGGAAGCTGTCGAGGGTGTGGTTGACCGCGCCTTCAGTGGAGTTTTCCACCGGCACCACGCCAAAATTCACCGCACCGGCTGCCACTTCACGGAACACTTCGTCGATCGCCGCCATCGGCTTGCTGATCACGGCGTGGCCGAAGTGTTTCATTGCGGCGGCTTGAGTGAACGTACCTTCAGGGCCGAGGTAAGCCACTTTCAGCGGCTGCTCGAGCGCCAGGCACGAAGACATGATTTCGCGGAACAACCGCGCCATTTCTTCGTTGCCCAGCGGCCCCTGGTTACGCTGCATGACACGCTTGAGCACCTGAGCTTCACGCTCAGGACGATAGAACACCGGCACTTCGCCTTCGGCCAGCGAGGCCATCTTTACTCGCGCGACTTCCTGGGCGCAGCGCGCACGCTCACTGATCAGCTCCAGGACCTTTTCGTCCAGGGCATCAATGCGCAGGCGCAGTGCCTTGAGTTCTTGCTCAGACATTAGCCGTGTTCCTTCTCGAACTCTGCCATGTACGAAACCAGCGCATTGACCGCGTTGATGTCGACGGCGTTATAGATGGAGGCGCGCATGCCGCCCACGGAACGGTGCCCCTTGAGGTTCAACAGGCCACGCTCGTCGGCACCGACCAGGAACGGCTTGTCCAGACGATCATCAGCCAGGCGGAACGGCACGTTCATCCACGAGCGATCCGACTTGTTGATCGGGTTGCTGTACAGGCCGCTGGCATCGATGAAGCCATACAGCGTGCGCTGCTTGACTTCGTTGAGCTTGCCGATGGCTTCTACGCCGCCCTGCTCCTTGAGCCACTCGAACACTAGGCCGGACAAATACCAGGCCAGGGTCGGCGGGGTGTTGTACATCGAACCGTTATCGGCCGCGACCTTGTAGTTGAGCATGGTCGGGCAAATGGAGCGCGCATGACCCAGCAGGTCTTCGCGAACGATGTTGACGACGATGCCGCTCGGACCGATGTTTTTCTGGGCACCGGCGTAGATCATGCCGAAACGCGAAACATCTACCGGGCGCGACAGGATGTCCGAAGACATGTCGGCCACCAGTGGAACATCGCCGGTTTCCGGAATCCATTGGAATTCCAGGCCGCCGATGGTTTCGTTCGGTGCGTAGTGAACGTAGGCCGCGTCTTTCGACAGCTTCCATTCGTTCTGGCCGGGAATGGCGAAGTAGTCGTAAGGTTTGGCGGTGCCGGCAACATTGACGTGGCCGTAGCGCGAAGCTTCTTCGATGGCTTTCTGCGACCAGATACCGGTGTCGATATAGTCGGCAGAGCCGGTTTCCGGCAACAGGTTCAGAGGAATCTGAGCAAATTGCTGGCTGGCGCCACCTTGCAGAAACAGCACTTTATAGTTCGAGGGGATATTCAGCAGATCACGCAGATCCTGCTCGGCCTTGGTGGCGATGGACACGAACTCATCGCTGCGATGGCTCATTTCCATGACCGACAGACCCTTGCCGTGCCAGTCGAGGAGTTCACCCTGGGCGCGCTGCAGGACAGCTTCGGGAAGCGCCGCAGGACCGGCACAGAAGTTATAGGCTCTCTTGCTCACATCCAATCTCGCTCTGATTTGGTGGTATCACGCAATAAATCACATTATCAGCCGACACCGGGTCCCTGTTGAAACAGGGGTCTGTGGGAGCGAGCCTGCTCGCGATTGCATCACC includes:
- the hisC gene encoding histidinol-phosphate transaminase; translated protein: MSGNFLALAQPGVQQLSPYVPGKPVDELARELDLDPASIVKLASNENPLGAGPKALAAIRDALPELTRYPDGNGFALKSLLAEQCRVELDQVTLGNGSNDILELVARAYLAPGLNAVFSEHAFAVYPIATQAVGAQAKVVPAKDWGHDLPAMLAAIDANTRVVFIANPNNPTGTWFDAEALDEFLQDVPEHVLVVLDEAYIEYAEGSDLPDGLDFLAAYPNLLVSRTFSKAYGLAALRVGYGLSTAVVADVLNRVRQPFNVNSLALAAACAALKDEEYLAQSRQLNESGMQQLEAGFRELGLSWIPSRGNFICVDLGQVAAPVFQGLLREGVIVRPVANYGMPNHLRITIGLPAENSRFLEALTRVLARG
- the pheA gene encoding prephenate dehydratase, yielding MSEQELKALRLRIDALDEKVLELISERARCAQEVARVKMASLAEGEVPVFYRPEREAQVLKRVMQRNQGPLGNEEMARLFREIMSSCLALEQPLKVAYLGPEGTFTQAAAMKHFGHAVISKPMAAIDEVFREVAAGAVNFGVVPVENSTEGAVNHTLDSFLEHDMVICGEVELRIHHHLLVGENTKTDSISRIYSHAQSLAQCRKWLDAHYPNVERVAVSSNAEAAKRVKGEWNSAAIAGDMAAGLYGLTRLAEKIEDRPDNSTRFLMIGNQEVPPTGDDKTSIIVSMSNKPGALHELLVPFHDNGIDLTRIETRPSRSGKWTYVFFIDFVGHHRDPLVKGVLEKISQEAVALKVLGSYPKAVL
- the serC gene encoding 3-phosphoserine/phosphohydroxythreonine transaminase, whose translation is MSKRAYNFCAGPAALPEAVLQRAQGELLDWHGKGLSVMEMSHRSDEFVSIATKAEQDLRDLLNIPSNYKVLFLQGGASQQFAQIPLNLLPETGSADYIDTGIWSQKAIEEASRYGHVNVAGTAKPYDYFAIPGQNEWKLSKDAAYVHYAPNETIGGLEFQWIPETGDVPLVADMSSDILSRPVDVSRFGMIYAGAQKNIGPSGIVVNIVREDLLGHARSICPTMLNYKVAADNGSMYNTPPTLAWYLSGLVFEWLKEQGGVEAIGKLNEVKQRTLYGFIDASGLYSNPINKSDRSWMNVPFRLADDRLDKPFLVGADERGLLNLKGHRSVGGMRASIYNAVDINAVNALVSYMAEFEKEHG